The Streptomyces rubrogriseus genomic sequence GCACGCTAACCCGCACTCCCCGGCGCGGGGAATGGAGTAGACCGCGGTTCGCCTCTTCCGTACGACATACCGACTGGTTAGTCTGACGCTGCAACAAGGGGCGAGCAGTGCCCGAGCCGTGCCGAAGGAGACCGATGGTGGAAGCCGTCCAGGATGCCGGAGTCGTCGTCACCGGGGCGGGAGGCGGCATCGGGGCCGCGCTGGCCCGCCGCTTCGCCGCCGAGGGAGCCAGGGTCGTCGTCAACGACCTGGACGCCGCCCGGGCGAAGGACGTCGCCGACGAGATCGGCGGCATCGCGGTCCCCGGCGACGCCTCGGCGATCGTCGCCGAGGCCCGTGCGGCACTGGGCGGCACAGTCGACGTGTACTGCGCCAACGCGGGCGTCGGGTCGGAGGGTTCGCAGGCCGCGGAGGAGGCCGTCTGGGCGCTCGCCTGGGACGTCAACGTCATGGCCCACGTGCGGGCGGCCCACGAGCTGCTCCCCGACTGGCTGGAGCGCGGCAGCGGCCGGTTCGTCTCCACCGTGTCGGCCGCCGGGCTGCTCACCATGATCGGGGCCGCCCCCTACAGCGTCACCAAGCACGGCGCGTACGCCTTCGCCGAGTGGCTGTCCCTGACCTACCGCCATCGCGGGATCAAGGTGCACGCCATCTGTCCGCAAGGGGTGCGCACCGACATGCTGGCCAGCAGCGGCAGCGCGGGCGACCTGGTCCTGCGGCCCACCGCGATCGAACCGGCGGACGTCGCGGACGCCCTGTTCCAGGGCATCGAGGAGGACCGCTTCCTGATCCTGCCGCACCCCGAGGTGGCCGGGTACTACCAGGCCCGGGCGGCCGACCCCGACCGGTGGCTGCACGGCATGAACCGGCTCCAGCGGCAGTGGGAGGAGACCACCGCCCGGTGACCCCCTCCCGGGTGCGCGCCCCGGTCCGGGCCGCCCTGCCCGACGCGCCGGGGACGGCAAGTGGGAAGATCCTCCGTCGGGAACCGCGTTCCCACAGGCATCAGGACGGACACTGAACGCACGGAACGGACAGTGCAACGGAAAGGCAGGTGACGGCAGTGCCCAGGACCACGGACGGGGACGGCACTCCGGTGCCGCAGCGGCTCCTGGCCGCCGCCACCCGGCTCTTCGCCGAGCAGGGCTACGACCGCACCTCGGTACAGGAGATCGTCGAGGCGGCGGGCGTCACCAAGGGCGCGCTCTACCACTACTTCGGCTCCAAGGACGACCTCCTGCACGAGGTGTACGCGCGCGTGCTGCGCCTCCAGCAGGAACGCCTGGACGCCTTCGCGGACGCCGACGAGCCGGTCGAGAAGCGGGTGCGGGACGCGGCGGCCGACGTCGTCGTCACGACCATCGAGAACCTCGACGACGCGTCGATCTTCTTCCGCTCCATGCACCAGCTCAGCCCGGAGAAGAACAAACAGGTGCGCGCCGAGCGCCGGCGCTACCACGAGCGCTTCCGCGCGCTGATCGAGGAGGGACAGCGGACCGGCGTCTTCACCAAGGAGATCCCGGCCGACCTGGTGGTGGACTACCACTTCGGGTCCATCCACCACCTGTCCACCTGGTACCGCCCCGACGGCCCGCTCAGCCCGCAGGAGGTCGCCGACCACCTCGCCGACCTGCTGCTGCGCGCCCTGCGCCCTTGAGGCGCCCGCCTCACAGGTACTTCTTGAGCTCCCTGCGGGCCAGCGAGCGCTGGTGCACCTCGTCGGGGCCGTCGGCGATCATCAGCGTCCGCGCGCCCGCGTACAGCTCGGCCAGCGGGAAGTCCTGACTCACACCGCCCGCGCCGTGCAGCTGGATCGCCCGGTCGATGATGTCGACCACCGCGCGGGGCGTGGCGATCTTGATGGCCTGGATCTCGGTGTGCGCGCCCCGGTTGCCGACCGTGTCCATCAGCCAGGCCGTCTTCAGCACCAGCAGCCGCAGCTGCTCGACGGTGACCCGGGCGTCCGCGATCCAGTTGTGGACCACGCCCTGCTGGGCCAGCGCCTTGCCGAAGGCGTTGCGGGACACCGCGCGGCGGCACATCAGCTCGATCGCCCGTTCGGCCATGCCGATCAGCCGCATGCAGTGGTGGATCCGGCCGGGACCGAGCCGGGCCTGGGCGATGGCGAACCCGCCGCCCTCCTCGCCGATCAGGTTCGACACCGGCACGCGCGCGTGGTCGAAGGTCACCTCGGCGTGGCCGCCGTGGTAGTGGTCCTCGTAGCCGAACACCTGCATGGCCCGGTCGACCGTCACTCCGGGCGTGTCGCGCGGCACCAGCACCATCGACTGCTGGCGGCGGATGTCCTCGCCGTCGGGGTCCGTCTTGCCCATCACGATGAAGACCTTGCAGTCCGGGTTCATCGCCCCGGAGATGTACCACTTGCGGCCCGTGACGACGTACTCGTCGCCGTCGCGCTCGATGTGCGTGGTGATGTTCGTGGCGTCGGAGGAGGCCACCTCCGGCTCCGTCATCGCGAACGCGGACCGGATCTCCCCGGCGAGCAGGGGCTCCAGCCACTGCTTGCGCTGCGCCTCGTCGGCGAACTGGGCCAGCACCTCCATGTTCCCGGTGTCCGGTGCCGCGCAGTTCGTCGCCGTCGGCGCCAGCTGCGGGCTGCGGCCGGTGATCTCGGCGAGCGGGGCGTACTGGAGGTTGGTGAGGCCGGCTCCGTGCTCGGCGTCGGGCAGGAACAGGTTCCACAGGCCCTGGCGGCGGGCCTCGGCCTTGAGGTCCTCCACGACCTGCGGGGTGTC encodes the following:
- a CDS encoding SDR family oxidoreductase, whose amino-acid sequence is MVEAVQDAGVVVTGAGGGIGAALARRFAAEGARVVVNDLDAARAKDVADEIGGIAVPGDASAIVAEARAALGGTVDVYCANAGVGSEGSQAAEEAVWALAWDVNVMAHVRAAHELLPDWLERGSGRFVSTVSAAGLLTMIGAAPYSVTKHGAYAFAEWLSLTYRHRGIKVHAICPQGVRTDMLASSGSAGDLVLRPTAIEPADVADALFQGIEEDRFLILPHPEVAGYYQARAADPDRWLHGMNRLQRQWEETTAR
- a CDS encoding acyl-CoA dehydrogenase, which encodes MDFAYDAHTEELRARLLAFMDEHVYPAEQVAHEQRARLASPWDTPQVVEDLKAEARRQGLWNLFLPDAEHGAGLTNLQYAPLAEITGRSPQLAPTATNCAAPDTGNMEVLAQFADEAQRKQWLEPLLAGEIRSAFAMTEPEVASSDATNITTHIERDGDEYVVTGRKWYISGAMNPDCKVFIVMGKTDPDGEDIRRQQSMVLVPRDTPGVTVDRAMQVFGYEDHYHGGHAEVTFDHARVPVSNLIGEEGGGFAIAQARLGPGRIHHCMRLIGMAERAIELMCRRAVSRNAFGKALAQQGVVHNWIADARVTVEQLRLLVLKTAWLMDTVGNRGAHTEIQAIKIATPRAVVDIIDRAIQLHGAGGVSQDFPLAELYAGARTLMIADGPDEVHQRSLARRELKKYL
- a CDS encoding TetR/AcrR family transcriptional regulator codes for the protein MPRTTDGDGTPVPQRLLAAATRLFAEQGYDRTSVQEIVEAAGVTKGALYHYFGSKDDLLHEVYARVLRLQQERLDAFADADEPVEKRVRDAAADVVVTTIENLDDASIFFRSMHQLSPEKNKQVRAERRRYHERFRALIEEGQRTGVFTKEIPADLVVDYHFGSIHHLSTWYRPDGPLSPQEVADHLADLLLRALRP